From the Priestia koreensis genome, one window contains:
- a CDS encoding TspO/MBR family protein gives MKKTAILVFLITYLLFSLSGFLFPIDQSWYDALDKPSWTPSGGVIGIVWGILFALISFSVAIVYNKDSFFRGDKFFWIILIINYILNQAFSYFQFTQKDLFSATIDCALVAVSTLILIIAAMRHSKLAGLLLIPYLLWSAFATFLSYTIYSMNV, from the coding sequence ATGAAAAAAACGGCGATTTTGGTCTTTCTGATCACTTACCTCTTATTTAGTTTAAGCGGCTTCCTATTCCCTATCGATCAGTCTTGGTATGATGCGCTAGATAAGCCTAGCTGGACACCTTCTGGAGGCGTCATTGGCATCGTATGGGGAATTTTATTTGCGCTCATTTCGTTCTCAGTAGCCATTGTTTACAATAAGGATAGCTTCTTTAGAGGAGACAAGTTTTTCTGGATCATCCTGATCATCAACTATATTTTGAATCAAGCCTTTAGCTATTTCCAATTTACCCAAAAAGATTTATTTTCTGCTACAATCGATTGTGCTCTTGTAGCCGTCTCAACGCTCATCTTAATCATTGCTGCCATGCGTCATTCAAAACTAGCGGGTCTTCTGCTTATTCCATACCTTCTCTGGAGCGCATTTGCAACATTCCTTTCATACACCATTTATTCAATGAACGTATAA
- a CDS encoding TIGR00266 family protein: MNAHEIDYEIHGDDMQFVEVELDPEESVVAEAGGMMMMDSGIDMETIFGDGGGATKGLFGKLMGAGKRVLTGESLFMTVFTNIGHGKKKVSFAAPYPGKIIPMDLDELGGKIVCQKDSFLCAAKGVSIGIDFQKKLGTGFFGGEGFIMQKLEGDGLAFLHAGGTIIRKDLQPGEVLKVDTGCLVAMTRDVDYNIEYVGKVKTALFGGEGLFFATLKGPGSVWVQSLPFSRLAERVLVNATVPGKKRDEGGILGGLGDLFGDR, from the coding sequence ATGAATGCTCATGAGATTGATTATGAAATTCACGGGGACGATATGCAGTTTGTTGAAGTAGAATTAGACCCCGAAGAAAGCGTTGTTGCCGAAGCTGGTGGCATGATGATGATGGATTCCGGTATTGATATGGAAACAATATTCGGAGACGGCGGTGGCGCAACAAAAGGATTATTTGGAAAGCTAATGGGCGCAGGAAAACGCGTTCTTACTGGTGAGAGTCTTTTCATGACCGTTTTCACCAATATCGGTCATGGGAAGAAAAAAGTCTCGTTCGCCGCTCCGTATCCAGGGAAAATAATCCCTATGGATTTAGATGAACTAGGTGGAAAAATTGTTTGTCAAAAAGATTCCTTCCTTTGTGCCGCAAAAGGTGTTTCCATCGGCATCGATTTTCAAAAGAAATTAGGAACAGGCTTTTTCGGTGGTGAAGGATTTATCATGCAAAAGCTTGAAGGAGATGGATTAGCTTTCTTGCACGCAGGAGGTACGATTATTCGTAAGGATCTCCAGCCTGGTGAAGTATTAAAAGTAGACACTGGCTGTTTAGTAGCGATGACAAGAGACGTAGATTACAACATTGAATACGTCGGCAAAGTCAAAACAGCTCTATTCGGTGGTGAAGGTCTTTTCTTTGCTACTCTAAAAGGACCAGGATCTGTTTGGGTTCAATCGTTACCATTTAGCCGTCTAGCTGAACGTGTGTTAGTCAATGCAACCGTTCCTGGAAAGAAACGCGATGAAGGCGGAATCCTAGGTGGATTAGGCGACCTATTCGGAGATCGCTAA
- a CDS encoding glycogen/starch/alpha-glucan phosphorylase, which yields MFSNRKSFQHIFLKKLEMTYGKSFKESTIQDQYHTLGNMVREYISSNWISTNERQRSTHSKQVYYLSIEFLLGRLLGQNLTNLGIREVVEAGLKELGICLEDIEEMEPDAGLGNGGLGRLAACFLDSLASLGLPGHGYGIRYKHGLFDQKIVDGFQIELPEQWLRNGNAWEVRKSDQAVEIRFWGDIEAYQDQDGYWRYRHRNGETIAAVPYDIPIIGYETDVVNTLRLWNAEPSPFPVHKNSMDYKRETEAVSEFLYPDDTHDDGKILRLKQQYFLVSASLQSIIENHRKTYGTLSNLHEKVAIHINDTHPVLAIPELMRALLDEELLDWDTAWNITSQTISYTNHTTLSEALEKWSVSIFKPLLPRIYMIIEEINERFCKELWEQYPGDWERIERMAIIAHGLVKMAHLALVGSYKVNGVAKIHTEILKKREMADFYQIYPDKFNNKTNGIAHRRWLLKANPQLSSLLTETIGEQWVHEPEQLIKLKPFSFDRSFQQNLKKVKQERKTILSNIIYQQTGLLVDDHSIFDVHVKRLHAYKRQLLNILHVMYLYNRLKEEGNYSIHPRTFIFGAKASPGYYYAKKIIKLINSVAEKVNNDPKTSSILKVVFLENYRVSLAENIFPASDISEQISTASKEASGTGNMKFMMNGALTIGTLDGANVEICEEVGAENMYLFGLKAEEVLHYEQSGGYRSFDYYYHDNRIKQVLEQLVNGFFPNSFDIFEPIYDSLLMQNDEYYVLRDFASYVHAQEQVNNTYQNEDKWLQMSSLNIAHSGYFSSDRTIQEYSEDIWKLKAAEMMR from the coding sequence ATGTTCTCTAACCGAAAGAGCTTTCAGCATATTTTTCTGAAAAAGCTTGAGATGACTTATGGGAAAAGTTTTAAAGAATCAACCATTCAAGATCAATATCATACGTTAGGGAATATGGTGAGGGAGTACATTAGTTCAAATTGGATTTCCACTAATGAACGTCAACGATCAACTCATTCAAAACAAGTGTACTATTTATCCATTGAATTTTTACTAGGGCGGTTGCTTGGACAAAACTTAACGAACTTAGGAATTCGAGAAGTGGTCGAAGCGGGCTTAAAGGAACTGGGAATTTGTTTAGAAGATATTGAAGAGATGGAACCTGATGCAGGGCTTGGAAACGGAGGATTGGGAAGGCTAGCGGCGTGCTTTTTAGATTCGTTGGCCTCTCTTGGTCTGCCTGGTCATGGCTATGGCATTCGCTATAAACACGGTCTGTTCGATCAAAAGATTGTGGATGGATTTCAGATTGAACTGCCAGAACAATGGCTGCGAAACGGAAATGCATGGGAAGTGAGAAAATCCGATCAAGCAGTTGAAATTCGTTTTTGGGGTGATATTGAAGCATATCAAGATCAGGATGGTTACTGGAGATATCGTCACCGAAATGGTGAAACGATTGCCGCTGTTCCATATGACATCCCAATCATTGGTTATGAAACAGATGTTGTGAACACGCTACGATTGTGGAATGCGGAGCCATCTCCGTTTCCTGTGCATAAAAATAGCATGGATTACAAGCGTGAAACAGAAGCTGTATCTGAGTTCTTATATCCGGATGACACACATGACGATGGTAAGATTTTAAGATTAAAACAGCAATATTTTCTTGTTTCAGCAAGTTTACAAAGCATTATCGAAAATCACCGTAAAACATATGGAACGCTATCCAATCTTCATGAGAAAGTGGCTATTCATATTAATGATACGCATCCCGTTCTAGCCATTCCAGAACTCATGCGCGCGTTATTAGATGAAGAACTGTTAGACTGGGATACGGCTTGGAATATTACGAGTCAAACGATTTCGTATACCAATCATACGACATTGTCAGAGGCGCTCGAAAAGTGGTCTGTTTCCATCTTTAAGCCACTACTTCCGCGTATCTATATGATTATTGAGGAAATTAACGAACGCTTTTGCAAAGAGCTGTGGGAGCAGTATCCTGGCGATTGGGAACGTATTGAGCGAATGGCCATTATTGCTCATGGGTTAGTGAAAATGGCTCATCTAGCGTTGGTAGGAAGCTACAAGGTGAATGGCGTAGCGAAGATTCATACAGAAATTTTGAAGAAACGAGAAATGGCTGACTTTTATCAAATCTATCCAGATAAGTTTAATAATAAAACAAACGGCATCGCTCATCGCCGCTGGCTGTTAAAGGCAAATCCACAGCTTTCATCACTTCTTACAGAAACAATTGGTGAGCAGTGGGTTCATGAACCAGAGCAATTGATCAAATTAAAACCTTTTTCATTTGATCGCAGCTTCCAGCAAAATCTCAAAAAAGTAAAGCAGGAGCGAAAGACCATTCTGTCCAACATCATTTATCAGCAAACAGGGCTTCTCGTTGATGACCATTCTATTTTTGATGTTCATGTAAAGCGCCTTCATGCTTATAAGCGACAGCTTTTAAATATTTTACACGTTATGTACTTATACAATCGTCTGAAGGAGGAAGGGAATTATTCCATCCATCCGCGTACATTTATATTTGGAGCCAAAGCTTCACCTGGTTATTACTATGCCAAGAAGATCATTAAACTGATTAATTCAGTGGCTGAAAAGGTGAACAACGATCCTAAAACATCGTCCATTCTAAAAGTTGTATTTTTGGAGAACTATCGCGTATCCCTGGCAGAAAATATTTTCCCTGCTTCCGATATTAGTGAGCAAATTTCTACAGCTAGTAAAGAGGCATCTGGCACAGGGAACATGAAGTTTATGATGAACGGCGCTTTAACGATCGGGACATTAGACGGTGCAAACGTGGAAATTTGTGAAGAAGTAGGGGCAGAAAATATGTATTTGTTCGGCTTAAAAGCAGAAGAGGTGCTCCATTACGAGCAAAGCGGGGGCTACAGGTCCTTTGATTATTACTATCATGATAATCGAATTAAACAGGTTCTCGAACAGCTTGTAAATGGATTCTTTCCGAATTCCTTCGATATTTTTGAGCCCATCTATGATTCGTTGTTAATGCAAAATGATGAGTATTACGTACTACGAGACTTTGCATCTTATGTGCATGCTCAAGAGCAAGTCAATAATACGTATCAAAATGAAGATAAATGGCTACAAATGAGCAGCTTGAATATTGCTCACTCTGGTTACTTCTCAAGTGACCGTACGATTCAGGAGTATTCAGAAGATATTTGGAAGTTAAAAGCAGCGGAAATGATGAGATGA
- the glgA gene encoding glycogen synthase GlgA, which produces MNVLFVVSECVPFIKTGGLADVAGALPKELAQLGTNVTVMMPKYGLIPEKFKEKMVLKKVLYVQVGWRRQYCGLEVLEQDGVQYIFVDNEYYFNRDSLYGHYDDAERFTFFCRAVIDALPHLDHLPDIIHCHDWHTGMVPFLLRADYEYYSSIQTVFTIHNLQFQGIFPKGILYELLNLDDYYFTTSQLEFYGNVSFMKAALVSADKITTVSPTYKDEIQMPYYGEQLDGLLRRRNQDLVGIINGIDDTIYNPTEDTYIAQKYSVKSLTKNTVNKTELQKSLGLNVDEKVPVMSMITRLTKQKGLDLVRHVFHEIMSHDIQLIILGSGEKEFEHFFQDMERQYPEKIRCIVGFNEELAHTIYAGSDLFLMPSQFEPCGLGQLIALKYGTIPIVRETGGLNDTVEPYNEYEKTGNGFSFTNFNAHDMLHTIERALTFYQKEDAWQAIVEEAMNRDYTWAKSAFIYNQLYADLIST; this is translated from the coding sequence GTGAATGTACTGTTTGTTGTTTCAGAATGCGTACCATTTATTAAAACAGGTGGATTAGCTGATGTAGCAGGAGCACTTCCAAAAGAGTTGGCACAGCTTGGAACAAATGTAACCGTAATGATGCCAAAATATGGACTGATACCAGAAAAATTTAAAGAAAAGATGGTGCTTAAAAAAGTTCTATACGTCCAGGTGGGATGGCGTCGTCAGTATTGTGGATTAGAAGTATTAGAGCAAGATGGTGTGCAGTATATCTTTGTAGACAATGAGTACTACTTTAATCGTGACAGTTTGTATGGTCACTATGATGATGCCGAACGATTTACATTCTTTTGTCGAGCGGTGATCGATGCACTTCCGCACTTGGATCATTTGCCTGACATCATTCATTGCCATGATTGGCATACAGGAATGGTACCGTTCTTACTACGTGCTGATTATGAGTATTATTCCTCTATTCAAACAGTCTTTACGATTCATAATTTACAGTTCCAAGGGATTTTTCCGAAGGGAATTTTATATGAATTATTGAATTTAGATGATTACTATTTTACAACGAGTCAGCTTGAATTTTATGGAAATGTAAGCTTTATGAAGGCAGCACTCGTTTCTGCTGATAAGATTACGACGGTTAGTCCAACGTATAAAGATGAAATTCAAATGCCCTATTACGGCGAACAGCTCGATGGGTTATTGCGAAGACGAAATCAAGATTTAGTAGGCATTATAAATGGCATTGATGACACCATTTATAATCCAACTGAGGACACGTATATCGCGCAGAAGTATAGTGTCAAATCGTTAACTAAGAATACTGTAAATAAGACAGAGCTTCAGAAGTCCTTGGGCTTGAATGTAGACGAGAAAGTTCCTGTTATGTCGATGATCACAAGGCTAACGAAGCAAAAGGGCTTGGATCTTGTCAGACACGTCTTTCATGAAATAATGAGTCATGACATACAATTAATTATACTTGGAAGCGGCGAAAAAGAATTTGAGCATTTCTTTCAAGATATGGAGAGACAGTACCCGGAAAAAATCCGCTGTATAGTGGGGTTCAATGAGGAGCTTGCACATACCATTTACGCAGGATCAGATCTATTCCTAATGCCGTCACAGTTTGAACCGTGTGGACTGGGACAATTAATCGCGTTAAAATACGGAACCATTCCCATTGTGAGAGAAACAGGTGGACTAAACGATACGGTGGAACCTTACAATGAGTACGAAAAAACAGGAAATGGCTTCAGTTTTACAAACTTTAATGCGCACGACATGCTGCATACAATTGAGCGAGCGCTCACGTTCTACCAAAAAGAAGATGCGTGGCAAGCAATTGTAGAAGAGGCTATGAATCGTGACTATACGTGGGCGAAATCAGCTTTCATTTATAATCAGCTATACGCTGATCTTATTAGTACATAA
- a CDS encoding glucose-1-phosphate adenylyltransferase family protein → MNKQMLGVIEASTYHNTLTPLTAYRSVGAVPFAGRYRLIDFILSNMVNSGISSVAIFPRSHYRSLMDHLGSGKEWDLDRKRDGLYIFPPIMSELQTEPSTLFSQLRYHIDYFLRSTQKYVLISNTFNISNIDFKPVLRRHVQVGAAVTSLEHEGEQLGMYVLEKSRLVSLLQDTEHDFKDVHEMIQYIEKHETIHVYEHTGYVARISDIPSYFSASMSLLKPDTWSRLFLKERSILTKVKDEPPTRYVKGSNVKNSIVANGCVIEGHVENSIIFRGVRVEKGAVIKNSIVMQKGTVHENSHIEYAILDKDVKVEVNTVIKGDATNPQVVAKGTRQGALMNS, encoded by the coding sequence ATGAACAAGCAAATGTTAGGAGTCATTGAAGCATCAACATATCACAACACTTTAACCCCATTAACAGCGTACCGTTCTGTTGGAGCAGTTCCTTTTGCAGGGAGATATCGATTAATTGATTTTATCTTATCTAACATGGTGAATTCTGGTATTAGCAGCGTAGCCATTTTTCCACGCAGTCATTATCGTTCATTAATGGACCATTTAGGTTCAGGAAAGGAATGGGATTTAGACCGAAAACGAGATGGTCTTTACATTTTTCCGCCAATTATGAGCGAGCTTCAAACTGAACCCTCAACACTATTTTCGCAATTACGTTATCATATTGATTACTTTTTGCGAAGTACCCAAAAGTATGTGTTAATTAGCAACACCTTTAATATTAGTAACATTGATTTTAAACCTGTACTTCGACGTCATGTCCAAGTAGGAGCTGCAGTAACATCGCTAGAACACGAAGGTGAGCAGCTTGGAATGTATGTGCTTGAAAAAAGCCGACTTGTTTCGTTATTGCAGGATACAGAGCATGATTTTAAAGATGTTCATGAAATGATCCAATACATTGAAAAACATGAAACGATTCATGTTTATGAACATACAGGATATGTAGCAAGAATTTCAGATATTCCTTCTTACTTCTCTGCTAGCATGAGTTTATTGAAACCAGATACATGGAGCCGATTATTCTTAAAAGAACGTTCGATCTTAACAAAAGTAAAAGATGAGCCACCTACTCGTTACGTAAAGGGATCCAATGTGAAAAATTCAATCGTGGCGAACGGTTGTGTCATTGAAGGACACGTTGAAAATAGTATTATTTTTAGAGGCGTGCGCGTAGAAAAAGGAGCCGTCATTAAAAATAGCATCGTGATGCAAAAAGGAACTGTCCATGAAAATAGCCATATCGAGTATGCTATCCTTGATAAAGACGTAAAAGTAGAAGTAAATACGGTTATCAAAGGAGATGCTACGAACCCTCAAGTCGTTGCAAAAGGAACTCGTCAAGGAGCTCTGATGAATTCGTGA
- a CDS encoding glucose-1-phosphate adenylyltransferase, with the protein MVKKKCVAMLLAGGKGSRLSSLTINLAKPAVPFGGKYRIIDFTLSNCTNSGIDTVGVLTQYQPLVLHSYIGIGSAWDLDKRNGGVTVLPPYSESSGVRWYKGTASAIYENMNYLKQYDPEYVLILSGDHIYKMNYEEMLEHHIEKDADVTISVIEVPWDEASRFGIMNTDENLNVVEFDEKPANPKSNLASMGIYIFKWSVLREYLEMDARDPHSSHDFGKDVIPLLLDEKKSLVAYPFQGYWKDVGTVKSLWEANMDLLKENSDLNLFDYSWRIYSVNPNYPPQYISPDATVIESLINEGCVIEGKVENSVLFQGVHIGKGTEINRTVVMPEAHIGKHVYIENAIVPSGMIIPDGAIIRPIKGAEEVILVTDEMIEVLNKERAVHEELNS; encoded by the coding sequence ATGGTCAAAAAAAAATGCGTAGCAATGTTATTGGCAGGAGGAAAAGGGAGTCGACTGAGCTCTCTGACAATTAATCTAGCAAAACCAGCGGTTCCTTTCGGAGGGAAATACCGTATTATTGACTTCACCTTAAGTAATTGCACGAACTCAGGAATTGATACAGTTGGTGTTCTCACGCAGTATCAGCCGCTCGTACTTCATTCATACATTGGGATTGGAAGTGCATGGGACTTAGACAAGCGCAATGGAGGGGTTACAGTCTTACCTCCTTATTCAGAGTCTTCAGGGGTGAGATGGTACAAGGGGACAGCTAGTGCGATTTATGAAAACATGAACTATCTTAAACAATATGATCCTGAGTACGTGCTTATTTTGTCCGGTGATCACATTTACAAAATGAATTATGAAGAGATGCTAGAGCATCACATTGAAAAAGATGCTGATGTGACGATTTCAGTTATTGAAGTTCCGTGGGATGAAGCAAGTCGATTCGGTATTATGAATACGGATGAGAACTTAAATGTCGTCGAGTTTGATGAAAAGCCAGCAAATCCTAAAAGTAATTTAGCATCTATGGGTATTTATATTTTCAAATGGAGTGTGTTAAGAGAATATCTTGAAATGGATGCAAGAGATCCACACTCAAGTCATGACTTTGGTAAAGATGTGATTCCTCTTTTACTCGATGAGAAGAAAAGCCTAGTCGCTTATCCTTTCCAAGGCTATTGGAAAGATGTTGGGACGGTTAAAAGCTTGTGGGAAGCAAACATGGATCTGTTGAAAGAGAATTCTGACTTAAACTTGTTTGATTATTCATGGAGAATTTATTCAGTAAATCCAAATTATCCACCACAATATATTTCACCAGACGCAACCGTTATTGAATCGTTAATTAATGAAGGGTGTGTCATTGAAGGGAAGGTTGAGAATTCGGTTCTTTTCCAAGGTGTACATATAGGAAAAGGGACAGAAATCAATCGTACGGTCGTTATGCCAGAAGCTCATATCGGAAAGCATGTGTACATTGAGAATGCGATTGTTCCATCAGGAATGATCATTCCCGATGGAGCGATTATTCGACCAATTAAAGGTGCGGAAGAAGTTATTTTAGTTACAGATGAGATGATTGAAGTATTAAATAAGGAACGAGCAGTACACGAAGAATTAAATTCATAA
- the glgB gene encoding 1,4-alpha-glucan branching enzyme, which translates to MLSTIKPTEHDIHLFHEGNLFKSHELFGAHLVEQNGQQGVRFSVWAPNAKKVAVVGDFNNWSGAGYDFEKINEQGIWSLFVAGLSAGTMYKYEIHSSNGKIILKADPYAFFSELRPNTASVVVDLSGYKWNDQSWFRKKKVKSTFEKPLSIYELHMGSWRKHEDDTLYSYVEMAEELIPYLIEHQFSHVELLPVIEHPYDRSWGYQGTGYFSPTSRYGSPKDFMYFIDQCHQHSIGVILDWVPGHFCKDEHGLYMFDGLPTYEYARDRDRENYVWGTANFDLGKPEVQSFLISNAVFWLEHYHVDGFRVDAVANMLYWNNSNELVANEYAAQFLRKLNDTVYAHEPTALMIAEDSTDWPDVTGPTNEGGLGFSYKWNMGWMNDVLSYMEANVDEREHLHHKITFSLLYAFNEKFILPFSHDEVVHGKRSLLNKMPGDYWRKFAQLRLLYGFFFSHPGKKLLFMGGEFGQFDEWKDLEQLDWLLLDFDMHAKMNVYFKELMKIYNRSKPLFEVDYSPEGFEWIDVNNRAQKIFSFIRKGQNPDDVYVIICNFSEHVHHDYKVGVPLPTSYIEVLNSDDSSYGGSGITNKKELKFHEESYHGKPYHIELNIPAFGINILRAKKSRGEKKKNGQKKMRSNVIGRRKRESTELSDN; encoded by the coding sequence TTGCTATCGACGATTAAACCTACTGAGCACGATATTCATTTGTTCCACGAAGGAAATCTATTCAAAAGCCATGAGCTTTTTGGCGCCCATCTAGTAGAACAAAATGGTCAACAGGGCGTTCGATTTTCTGTTTGGGCTCCAAATGCAAAAAAAGTGGCAGTTGTAGGTGATTTTAATAATTGGTCAGGAGCTGGCTATGATTTCGAAAAAATAAATGAACAAGGCATATGGAGTCTTTTTGTCGCAGGATTATCTGCTGGGACAATGTATAAATATGAAATTCATTCGTCTAATGGAAAAATCATTTTAAAAGCTGATCCATATGCTTTTTTTAGTGAGCTCCGACCTAATACAGCCTCGGTGGTTGTTGATCTTTCTGGATATAAATGGAATGACCAATCATGGTTCCGGAAAAAGAAAGTTAAATCAACGTTTGAAAAGCCATTGTCTATTTATGAACTTCACATGGGATCATGGCGAAAGCATGAAGATGATACTTTGTATTCTTATGTAGAAATGGCAGAAGAGTTAATTCCATATTTAATAGAGCATCAGTTTTCGCATGTAGAGCTTTTACCCGTCATTGAGCATCCATATGATCGATCATGGGGATATCAGGGAACAGGGTACTTCTCTCCAACGAGCCGTTATGGTTCTCCAAAAGACTTTATGTATTTTATCGATCAGTGTCACCAGCACAGCATAGGTGTAATACTCGACTGGGTTCCAGGTCATTTTTGCAAAGACGAGCATGGCTTATATATGTTTGATGGTTTACCTACCTATGAATATGCGCGAGATCGGGATCGAGAAAATTATGTATGGGGAACAGCAAACTTTGATCTAGGGAAACCTGAAGTTCAAAGCTTTTTAATTTCTAACGCTGTATTTTGGCTCGAACATTACCACGTAGATGGATTTCGAGTGGACGCTGTCGCTAATATGCTTTATTGGAACAATTCAAATGAATTAGTAGCCAATGAGTATGCAGCTCAATTTTTACGGAAGCTCAACGATACCGTTTACGCTCATGAGCCAACTGCTTTAATGATTGCTGAGGATTCAACCGATTGGCCTGATGTGACGGGTCCAACTAATGAAGGCGGTCTAGGATTTAGCTACAAGTGGAATATGGGATGGATGAACGATGTTTTAAGTTACATGGAAGCAAATGTAGATGAACGAGAGCATTTGCATCATAAAATTACGTTTTCTCTTCTCTATGCATTTAACGAAAAATTCATTTTACCGTTCTCACATGATGAAGTTGTTCACGGCAAACGATCCTTATTAAATAAAATGCCGGGTGATTATTGGAGAAAGTTTGCGCAGCTCCGACTGTTATATGGCTTTTTCTTTTCACATCCAGGAAAGAAGCTACTTTTTATGGGAGGTGAGTTTGGTCAATTTGATGAATGGAAGGATCTTGAACAGCTAGATTGGCTGTTACTTGACTTTGACATGCATGCAAAAATGAACGTTTATTTCAAAGAGCTGATGAAAATCTACAACCGAAGCAAACCGCTTTTTGAAGTGGATTATTCTCCTGAAGGTTTTGAGTGGATTGATGTAAATAATCGTGCTCAAAAGATTTTTTCGTTTATTCGGAAAGGACAAAATCCAGACGATGTGTATGTAATCATTTGTAATTTTTCTGAGCACGTTCACCATGATTACAAAGTAGGGGTACCACTTCCGACAAGCTATATTGAAGTTTTAAATAGCGATGACAGTAGCTATGGTGGATCAGGTATTACAAATAAAAAAGAATTAAAGTTCCATGAAGAGTCCTATCACGGAAAACCTTATCACATTGAATTAAATATTCCGGCGTTTGGAATTAATATACTGCGAGCGAAGAAGAGCAGAGGGGAGAAAAAGAAAAATGGTCAAAAAAAAATGCGTAGCAATGTTATTGGCAGGAGGAAAAGGGAGTCGACTGAGCTCTCTGACAATTAA
- a CDS encoding DMT family transporter: MQKQLLKVYGVLFVGVLSISTSAILVKFSHAPSGVIAFYRLLFSVLLLLPFVAWRGGGIEGIKKFTRREWGLSFLSGLFLALHFILWFESLRYTSVASSVVIVTLQPLFAFVGAYFIFKEKVSKKGIVCGMSAIIGSTIISWGDFRISGGAMYGDFLALVACALVTAYLLIGQKVRNKTSLLSYTFIVYTSSTVVLLLYVMIKGEPLVGYKLDEWVYFVLLAVFPTLLGHSLFNWSVKYVSTSTVSMVILLEPVGAVWLAYILLDEKVMTTQLLGGLLIFLGVVFFMLDKKKDTHPVKKGINY, from the coding sequence ATGCAAAAGCAGCTCTTAAAAGTGTACGGAGTTCTGTTTGTGGGTGTGCTCTCTATCTCCACATCAGCCATATTAGTAAAGTTTTCACATGCTCCTTCAGGGGTCATTGCTTTTTATCGCTTGTTATTTTCTGTGTTACTTTTGCTCCCTTTTGTTGCATGGCGTGGAGGGGGGATAGAGGGTATTAAGAAGTTTACGAGGAGAGAATGGGGATTATCCTTTTTATCGGGTCTATTTTTGGCTCTACACTTCATCTTGTGGTTTGAATCACTTCGTTATACGTCTGTAGCTAGTTCTGTAGTAATTGTTACACTTCAGCCCCTATTTGCTTTTGTAGGAGCCTATTTTATTTTCAAAGAGAAAGTAAGTAAAAAGGGAATTGTTTGTGGAATGAGCGCAATTATCGGCAGTACAATTATTAGTTGGGGAGATTTTCGTATTAGTGGTGGAGCTATGTACGGAGACTTTCTAGCACTAGTTGCCTGTGCGTTAGTCACCGCCTATTTATTAATTGGGCAAAAGGTCCGAAACAAAACGTCTCTACTATCCTATACTTTTATTGTTTATACGAGTAGCACGGTTGTGTTACTTCTTTACGTAATGATAAAGGGTGAGCCGTTAGTTGGTTATAAGCTAGATGAATGGGTGTACTTTGTCTTACTGGCGGTATTTCCAACTCTCTTAGGACATTCTCTATTTAATTGGTCAGTGAAATATGTGAGCACTTCAACCGTATCAATGGTAATTCTATTAGAGCCTGTAGGAGCCGTGTGGTTAGCGTACATATTATTGGATGAGAAAGTCATGACCACACAATTACTAGGAGGACTTCTCATTTTTCTCGGGGTTGTTTTCTTTATGCTAGACAAAAAGAAAGATACCCATCCTGTGAAGAAGGGTATCAATTATTAG